The proteins below come from a single Jaculus jaculus isolate mJacJac1 chromosome X, mJacJac1.mat.Y.cur, whole genome shotgun sequence genomic window:
- the LOC101599008 gene encoding LOW QUALITY PROTEIN: huntingtin-interacting protein M (The sequence of the model RefSeq protein was modified relative to this genomic sequence to represent the inferred CDS: inserted 1 base in 1 codon), producing MGFQAWVSMWDWMEMDSVKGQVPVDERQHSQLETNPSTLLSGKNNQEIPCNDNRQTKAPSTSEIQVPVSYVYHLLQQEDHYTPCLGSTTSYFFLAMLDYLTEYILEVAGSEAIKNSQQSTSQDAERQGENNCKTTCAFKNVPFSXDEMPGSRRNG from the exons ATGGGGTTTCAGGCTTGGGTTTCTATGTGGGATTGGATGGAGATGGACAGCGTGAAGGGTCAAGTACCTGTGGATGAAAGGCAG CACAGCCAACTGGAAACCAACCCATCAACTCTATTATCAGGGAAAAACAATCAAGAAATTCCCTGCAATGATAACAGGCAGACTAAAGCTCCCTCTACATCTGAGATACAGGTCCCTGTGAGCTATGTGTACCACCTGCTACAACAAGAAGATCATTACACCCCCTGCCTAGGTTCCACTACCTCATATTTCTTCCTTGCCATGCTTGATTACCTTACTGAATATATTCTGGAGGTGGCAGGCTCTGAAGCCATCAAGAACAGCCAACAAAGCACTTCACAAGAtgcagagagacaaggagagaacaACTGTAAGACCACTTGTGCCTTCAAGAATGTACCCTTCT CTGATGAGATGCCTGGATCCCGAAGAAATGGCTAG
- the LOC101599304 gene encoding histone H2A-Bbd type 1-like: MAERRRSQSCKPKKQSTSRSTRAELQFPISRVERFLRDGNYSQRLSSSTPVFLTGVLEYLTSNILDLAGKEAHNKGKKRITPEHIQKVVQDNQQLQQLFEDDTKTLIAEVPEVMEN; the protein is encoded by the coding sequence ATGGCAGAGAGAAGGCGTAGCCAGAGCTGTAAACCTAAGAAACAGAGCACATCCCGCTCCACAAGAGCTGAGCTGCAGTTCCCCATTAGCCGTGTGGAACGCTTCCTGCGTGATGGCAACTACTCCCAGCGGCTGAGCTCATCCACACCGGTGTTCCTTACTGGCGTCCTGGAGTACCTGACTTCTAACATCCTGGATCTGGCTGGCAAGGAGGCACACAACAAGGGCAAAAAGCGGATCACACCTGAACACATCCAGAAGGTGGTTCAAGACAACCAGCAGCTCCAACAACTGTTTGAAGATGACACCAAGACTCTGATTGCTGAGGTGCCTGAAGTCATGGAGAACTGA